Part of the Candidatus Palauibacter soopunensis genome is shown below.
CGCTCGGGCAGCACGATCTCGTCGCGCTTCATGTGGTAGTAGGCGCGGTCGCCCTGGACGTGGCGGACCGGCACGCCAACGTCCTCCATGACGCGCTCGGCCTCCTGATGCACCTTCCAGAGCGGCTCGGGCGGGGCGTTGGTCCGCTCGGGCAGCCCGTCGGCCTGCTCCGCGTTGAACACGGTGTACTGGCGGACGAACGGCGCCTTGAGCTTCTCGTAGCGGTAGACCTTCTTGCCCTCGGCGTCCCTCCTCGGCCGACCCTGCTCGTCGGTCACGGCGATCCGCTTCTTGTCCTGGAAGGAGAGGATGCGGGTGCCGCGCTCGCCCTTCCTGACCTGCCCGCCCCGGGTCTGGATCTGGCGGTAGGTGCCCCAGCGCACGTCGCCGTAGCCCTGCTCCTGCTGCACGGAGGCGAGGTGCAGGCTGTTCCCGCCCCGGTAGGAGCGGTCGGTGTCGACGTTCATGGGCATCACGCGCTCGCCCGGCGCCCACGGCTTCTGCCAGGGCGCGGTGCCCTGCCGGATCTGCTCGATGATCGCGTCGGCGAACTTGCGGTGGTATTCGTCGTGGTTCATGCGTCCACCTCCTCGCCGGCGGCGCCGTGCGGGTCGTCCCAGGCGGCGGCGATCTCGTCCTCGTCGCCTACGTCCTCGGGGAAGAGGCCGTACTGCTCGGCCAGGAAGGCGTCGACTTCGAGCGTGTCGCCGCTGTCGCGGGCGAGTTCGCGGTCGAAGTCCTCGAACGTCTTGACTCGGATGGTCCGGTCGTCGCACTTCATGCGTTCACCTCCTTCGGTGGTTGGGTGGTCCATGTCGGTTCCGTGATCCAGCGGCCGGTGGCCGCGTCGTAGCCGCGCACTTCGAGCGCCTCTTCGACGAACCGGCGCCCGTCGCGGCGGGTCACGTGCAGCACGAGCGCGATGCCGTCGACGACGCCCCGGCAGGTGACCTCCCAGGGCAGCGCGTCGCCGGCCTGCATGGCGCAGCTGGCGAGTCGCGAGAGCGCGGAACGCGCGTTGTTGGCGTGGATGGTCGTGAGGGACCCGCCGTGCCCGGTGTTGAGGGCTTGCAAGAGGTCGGCGGCCTCGCCGCCCCGGACCTCGCCGACGACGATGTGGTCGGGCCGGTGGCGGAGCGCGTGGCGCACCAGGTCGCGGATCGAGACGGGCGTCTCCGAGAGCGTGGCTCCCGCCTCGAACCGGAGGCAGTTCGCCCGGTCGATCCTGAGTTCGAGGGTGTCCTCGATGGCGACGATCCGCTCGTCCTCGGGCAGGAGTTCGATCAGCGCGTTCAGGAGCGTGGTCTTGCCCGAGCCGGTGCCGCCGGAGACGAGGATGTTCCGGCGCGCCGCAAGCGTGGCCCGGGCGGCCTGGAGCGCCTCTTCCGGGAGCGAGCTCATGCGGACGAGATCCTCGGCCGTGAACGCCCGGCCCCCGAACCGGCGGATGGTGATCGCGACCTCGGGCGCGGCGGGCGGCGTGCAGATCGCGACCCGCGATCCGTCCTCCAGCCGGGCGTCGAGGATGGGCCGGGCGGCGGGATCGAGCCCGAGCGGCCGGGCGATGTGGATCGCCGCTCGGTGGAGCCATGCCGCGGTGAGCCCGGGCGCGTCGTGGGGCTCCAGCGTCCCGGCGCGCTCGACCCAGACGTTCGCGGGTCCGTTGATCATGATCTCGGAGACCCCGGGATCTTCGAGTAGACCCTCCAACCCCGGAAGGAACGGGACGAGGTGGCCGACGCCGCTGGCGCGCTTCATATCCGCCCCTCCTCGCGCTGCCGCCAGTAGCCCTGGGTCCTGGGCAGGTAGTGGGGCTTCAGGTAGACGCGCCGCGCCGGGAGCGACTTGACGCCGTCGTACGGGAGGCAGATCGCCTGATAGTTGGCGAGCAGCCCGAACTGACGCGGGGTGAACACCGGCTCCCGCTGTTGCCGGAACGACTTGCTCGCCCCGAGCTGGCCGTCGCCGCCCCCGGCCCGGCCGGACAGGAGCGAGAACTCGGGCTTGTTCGAGGTCTCGGTGAACGTATAGGACGCCTGCGTCTTCTTGACGTCGCCGCACATTTCGGACGCGATCTTGGCCGACGCGTCGTCGGAGAGCGACAGGAAGATCCGGGTGCGGAGCGTCTGGACGAGCGTGCGCCACGCCTCCCCCGACGGGAGCACGGAGCGGAGCGAGGAGATCGACTGCGTGGCGACGATGGGGATGCAGCGGCACTGGCGCGTGAGCGCGAACGCCTTCTCGTCGCCGGAGGGGTCGTCCTGCCCCACGGTGGCGAAAGCCTGATATTCGTCGCAGATGAACACGGCGGGCCGCATGTAGCGGTCGGGCCGGAGTGCGGCCTCTGCGGGACGCCGGAGCAGCGCCTGCATCCAGGCGTTCTTGAGGAACACGCCGATGGCGCGTGCCAGCGCCGGGTTCGCCCCGGCTGGCATGTTGAGCGCCAGCACCTTGCCGCCCTCGATCAGGTCGGCGAGCGGCGGCAGCCTGCGCCGGAGTCCCGGGATGGGCTGCACGTCCGGGACCTCCTCTCCTTCGTCTCCGTCCGTCCGTGCGTCTGGGGGGTCGTCCTTCGGCGGCGGCGGGCAGAACACGCGCGCCACGTCCGGCTGATCGAAGAGCGACAGGAACACCGAGATGCCTTCGACGATCGAGGTGCGGAGCTTGGCGTCGAGCTTCGTCCAGTCGTGCCGGTACCATCGCTCGACGGCCTCGACCTGCTCGGCGTACTCGCGTCCCGCCCCGCTTCCCACCGGCTCCGTGGCGCACTCGACCTTCAACTCCGCGAGAAGCGCCGCGCGTTCCGGATCGAGGGGACACGCCACCGTGTCGCTGCCGGGCGCCATGTCCCAGTCCCAGTCGCCGAGCGCCTTCCGGTGCTTGGTGAGAACCTTGGCGGCGATGACAACTCGCATGGGGCACCGCCGAAGCGCCTCGGCCTTCGCCTCCCCGATCTTCCGGGCGAACAACTCCGCCTCGACCGTGCAGCGGTAGATGTCGCGGAGCGTGACCCAGCCGCCCGGCAGGAGCCGGTGCAGCTCGACGATCCAGCGAACGAGGTTCGTGTAGGCCTGCTGCCAGAACGGTTCGCGGGACTTGCCGAAGAGCTGGTTGATGAGCGACGCGACGCTGTACGCCATCGAGTAGGAATCGAGCAGCGGATCGTCGAGCGGGTTCCACTGCCAAGCCCCCCCGAGCCCGATTTCGAGGTAGTCGTCCTCGCGCCCGGCCTCGCCCAGGATGCGCCGGACCTGGTGACAGAAGTCCCCTTTGACCTCCAGCACGAGCGCGCCCGCGCGGCGGTCGGCATCTTCGGCCTGCCAGGTGAGCAGCTGCCGCGCGAACGGGTACATGCAGGCCGTCGTCTTGCCGGTGCCGACCGCCCCGACGACGAGCACGCCGGTGTAGAGTCCCCTCTCGGGAACGACGAGCCAGGAGGGTTTGTCGCTCTCCCGGGCAACGGTCGGGTGGTGCAGTTCCCCGACGACGAGCGA
Proteins encoded:
- a CDS encoding ArdC-like ssDNA-binding domain-containing protein — its product is MNHDEYHRKFADAIIEQIRQGTAPWQKPWAPGERVMPMNVDTDRSYRGGNSLHLASVQQEQGYGDVRWGTYRQIQTRGGQVRKGERGTRILSFQDKKRIAVTDEQGRPRRDAEGKKVYRYEKLKAPFVRQYTVFNAEQADGLPERTNAPPEPLWKVHQEAERVMEDVGVPVRHVQGDRAYYHMKRDEIVLPER
- a CDS encoding ATPase, T2SS/T4P/T4SS family, with translation MKRASGVGHLVPFLPGLEGLLEDPGVSEIMINGPANVWVERAGTLEPHDAPGLTAAWLHRAAIHIARPLGLDPAARPILDARLEDGSRVAICTPPAAPEVAITIRRFGGRAFTAEDLVRMSSLPEEALQAARATLAARRNILVSGGTGSGKTTLLNALIELLPEDERIVAIEDTLELRIDRANCLRFEAGATLSETPVSIRDLVRHALRHRPDHIVVGEVRGGEAADLLQALNTGHGGSLTTIHANNARSALSRLASCAMQAGDALPWEVTCRGVVDGIALVLHVTRRDGRRFVEEALEVRGYDAATGRWITEPTWTTQPPKEVNA
- a CDS encoding type IV secretion system DNA-binding domain-containing protein, with the protein product MKPWTLVLTGAALAATAARALLAPFPPVGGNPFLDLIAQNDPGIHAAIRAWYYLAPGAAVVLAGNVMRSVSRVWLEPLAMRRNRGRLPAWPNSPGDDAPSLVVGELHHPTVARESDKPSWLVVPERGLYTGVLVVGAVGTGKTTACMYPFARQLLTWQAEDADRRAGALVLEVKGDFCHQVRRILGEAGREDDYLEIGLGGAWQWNPLDDPLLDSYSMAYSVASLINQLFGKSREPFWQQAYTNLVRWIVELHRLLPGGWVTLRDIYRCTVEAELFARKIGEAKAEALRRCPMRVVIAAKVLTKHRKALGDWDWDMAPGSDTVACPLDPERAALLAELKVECATEPVGSGAGREYAEQVEAVERWYRHDWTKLDAKLRTSIVEGISVFLSLFDQPDVARVFCPPPPKDDPPDARTDGDEGEEVPDVQPIPGLRRRLPPLADLIEGGKVLALNMPAGANPALARAIGVFLKNAWMQALLRRPAEAALRPDRYMRPAVFICDEYQAFATVGQDDPSGDEKAFALTRQCRCIPIVATQSISSLRSVLPSGEAWRTLVQTLRTRIFLSLSDDASAKIASEMCGDVKKTQASYTFTETSNKPEFSLLSGRAGGGDGQLGASKSFRQQREPVFTPRQFGLLANYQAICLPYDGVKSLPARRVYLKPHYLPRTQGYWRQREEGRI